One Lacticaseibacillus rhamnosus genomic window carries:
- a CDS encoding response regulator transcription factor yields MKKILIVDDEPAILTLLQYNLEAEHYQVETATDGQEALDKVRSEPFDFIILDLMLPSLSGLDVTRKIREEKIQTPIMILTAKDNETDKIVGLELGADDYVTKPFSPREIIARIKAIERRSQSQPQAPLPGNANQITVGQITIDPENYKASKAGHRLQLTPKEFELLVYFAQRVGKTLSRDALLNGVWGFDYPAETRMVDIQVSHLRDKIETDPKHPDYLKTVRGFGYQMEAPHE; encoded by the coding sequence ATGAAGAAGATCTTGATTGTTGATGATGAACCAGCCATCTTAACCTTGCTGCAATACAATTTAGAGGCTGAACACTATCAGGTTGAAACGGCAACGGATGGTCAGGAGGCTTTAGATAAAGTACGTAGCGAGCCGTTTGATTTTATTATTCTCGATCTCATGTTGCCGAGTTTGAGTGGACTGGATGTCACCCGTAAGATTCGTGAAGAAAAGATTCAAACGCCAATCATGATTCTGACGGCCAAAGACAACGAAACCGATAAGATCGTCGGACTTGAGCTTGGTGCCGATGATTATGTGACCAAACCGTTTTCGCCGCGGGAAATTATTGCCCGAATTAAAGCCATCGAACGGCGTAGTCAAAGTCAACCACAAGCGCCACTTCCCGGTAATGCCAATCAAATTACGGTTGGTCAAATTACGATTGATCCTGAAAATTATAAAGCTAGCAAAGCCGGACACCGACTGCAATTGACCCCTAAGGAATTTGAACTATTGGTTTATTTTGCTCAACGAGTTGGCAAAACGCTATCACGCGATGCCTTGCTTAATGGGGTTTGGGGCTTCGATTACCCGGCGGAAACACGGATGGTCGATATTCAGGTCAGCCATTTGCGGGATAAAATCGAAACAGATCCTAAACATCCGGATTACTTAAAGACGGTGCGGGGATTCGGTTATCAAATGGAGGCGCCACATGAATAA
- the pnpS gene encoding two-component system histidine kinase PnpS, with protein sequence MNKRILRRVLVISLLSLAGFFVLVTTVNQQIVHQQARDLRRVARTYAASAKDGVDPQALAKSEAAFITVVPDNPKTTRQKVMADALRGNHREPFVTTVNVLGRAEQAYLFRHRGHWVAISRYKSSVWTTAPEQFWILTLTFAVLIALILAWLFRSEHQYQEAIRVMSHNLDRIRQKKEPEPVILPPQSPFTPVARRINALAAEQTHLREKVAVRQSSFDRLIDNLPLGVMLIDTNKDVILHNHAMSQLLGHQIPQPRHNYLDDVKTYALARMIEHTFRHEKTHHQELTVLATQKSVDASVIPLNQGTSRLQVLVILYDVTYLRQVEKMQLDFVGNVSHELKTPVTAISGFAETLLSGAKNDPATLDKFLKIIFDESKRLTQLINDILTLSRPESNQTVQAQVPLKKLVDDALRNLAKVIKDKQIRVEVAIAPDLQVVTDERKLTQIVRNLLNNAVFYNRLAGHVTITAQVVEGHLSLAVADTGIGIPETEQARIFERFYRVDKARSRHNGGTGLGLAIVSELVKSMDGQVAVSSQVGVGSTFTVTLPVSKRQQQD encoded by the coding sequence ATGAATAAACGGATTTTACGCCGTGTACTGGTTATTAGTCTGCTCTCGTTAGCAGGCTTTTTTGTACTCGTCACGACGGTCAATCAACAAATCGTACATCAGCAGGCACGCGATTTGAGGCGCGTAGCCAGAACCTATGCAGCCTCTGCTAAGGATGGCGTTGATCCGCAAGCGCTGGCAAAGTCCGAAGCCGCTTTTATTACGGTTGTTCCGGATAATCCCAAAACCACCCGACAAAAAGTGATGGCCGATGCCTTACGTGGCAATCATCGCGAACCATTTGTGACAACGGTTAATGTTCTTGGGCGAGCTGAACAGGCATATCTGTTTCGTCACCGGGGACACTGGGTTGCCATTAGTCGCTATAAGTCCAGCGTTTGGACAACGGCGCCTGAGCAATTTTGGATTTTGACGCTGACATTTGCGGTCCTGATTGCTTTAATTCTGGCTTGGCTTTTTCGCTCGGAGCATCAGTATCAAGAAGCCATTCGGGTCATGAGCCACAACTTGGATCGGATTCGCCAGAAAAAAGAGCCCGAGCCTGTGATTCTGCCGCCACAGTCGCCGTTTACGCCTGTGGCACGGCGAATTAATGCCTTAGCTGCGGAACAAACCCATTTACGTGAGAAAGTCGCAGTACGGCAGTCCAGTTTTGATCGTCTGATTGATAATTTGCCACTAGGCGTCATGTTGATTGATACCAATAAGGATGTCATTTTGCATAATCATGCCATGTCCCAGCTTTTGGGCCATCAGATTCCGCAGCCGCGGCACAATTATCTGGACGATGTTAAGACTTATGCGTTGGCCCGGATGATTGAGCACACTTTTCGCCATGAAAAGACTCATCATCAGGAGTTGACCGTCCTGGCAACCCAAAAGTCGGTTGATGCCAGTGTCATTCCTTTAAACCAAGGAACTAGTCGTCTCCAGGTGTTGGTTATTTTGTACGATGTCACGTATTTGCGCCAAGTCGAGAAAATGCAGCTCGATTTTGTTGGCAATGTGAGTCATGAGCTAAAGACGCCGGTGACTGCTATTTCCGGGTTTGCCGAGACACTATTAAGCGGGGCTAAAAATGATCCGGCGACGCTAGATAAGTTTTTGAAGATTATTTTCGATGAAAGTAAGCGACTGACCCAGCTCATCAATGATATTCTAACGTTGAGCCGGCCCGAATCGAATCAAACGGTGCAGGCACAAGTACCACTTAAGAAGTTAGTCGACGATGCATTGCGTAATTTAGCTAAAGTGATTAAAGACAAGCAGATTCGGGTGGAGGTGGCAATTGCACCAGACTTACAGGTTGTGACCGATGAGCGCAAGTTAACTCAGATTGTGCGGAATCTTTTGAACAATGCCGTGTTTTATAATCGATTAGCCGGACATGTGACGATCACGGCCCAAGTAGTCGAAGGGCACTTGTCATTGGCGGTCGCTGATACCGGTATTGGGATTCCCGAGACAGAGCAGGCACGGATTTTTGAACGCTTCTATCGGGTTGATAAAGCGCGCAGTCGTCACAATGGCGGTACTGGTTTGGGTCTGGCAATCGTTAGTGAGCTGGTGAAAAGTATGGATGGTCAGGTTGCCGTTTCGAGTCAAGTCGGGGTTGGATCGACCTTTACCGTGACATTGCCGGTCAGCAAGCGCCAGCAGCAAGATTGA
- a CDS encoding phosphate ABC transporter substrate-binding protein PstS family protein, which yields MKKIVTLFSIVFLALLASACGSSHSSKQSGESITAVGSSALQPLVEAAGEQYQTENLGVFINVQGGGSGTGLSQIQQGAVDIGNSDLFAEEKPGIKANALVDHKVAVVGIAPIVNPKVGVKNVSMTQLQQIFLGQITNWKQLGGKNVPIVLVNRAQGSGTRATFEKWALEGKQPIAAQEQDSTGMVRQIVGSTPGAISYVAFSYVDKTVRSLSVDGVAPTDSNVATNRWHIWSYEHMYTKGRPSGLTKRFLTYMMSPAIQKKLVQKMGYIPMTKMKVVRNASGQISRP from the coding sequence GTGAAAAAAATTGTGACCCTGTTTTCGATCGTATTTTTGGCGCTGTTAGCAAGTGCATGTGGCAGCAGTCATAGTTCGAAACAGTCGGGTGAATCAATCACCGCAGTTGGATCAAGTGCCTTGCAGCCTTTGGTTGAAGCGGCGGGCGAACAATATCAGACGGAAAATCTCGGCGTGTTTATCAACGTCCAAGGTGGCGGGAGCGGTACCGGATTAAGCCAGATCCAGCAAGGGGCGGTTGATATCGGTAATTCGGATCTTTTTGCTGAAGAAAAACCTGGCATTAAAGCCAACGCCTTGGTGGACCATAAAGTGGCCGTTGTCGGGATTGCGCCGATTGTTAATCCAAAAGTCGGCGTGAAAAATGTGTCAATGACGCAGTTGCAACAGATCTTTCTTGGTCAGATCACCAACTGGAAACAGTTAGGTGGCAAGAATGTGCCGATTGTCCTTGTCAACCGCGCACAAGGTTCAGGGACCCGCGCGACTTTTGAAAAATGGGCGCTTGAAGGCAAGCAACCGATTGCCGCTCAGGAACAGGATTCCACCGGGATGGTGCGACAAATCGTTGGCAGTACGCCAGGGGCAATTTCTTACGTCGCTTTTTCTTACGTTGATAAAACCGTCCGCAGCTTGTCTGTAGACGGCGTTGCACCAACTGATAGTAACGTGGCAACGAATCGCTGGCATATCTGGTCGTACGAACATATGTATACAAAAGGTCGGCCAAGTGGTTTGACCAAACGATTTTTGACTTACATGATGTCACCGGCCATTCAGAAGAAACTGGTCCAAAAAATGGGCTACATTCCGATGACTAAAATGAAAGTAGTGCGTAACGCCAGTGGCCAGATTAGTCGTCCATAA
- the pstC gene encoding phosphate ABC transporter permease subunit PstC, translating to MDPIREAMLKKSRSSKLERRGKTISLICISLIVLVVVAIFFFVASKGLATFFQNKINLWSFLSKSVWNPSIKDAHGNPEVGALPMIVGSFGVTFLSAIVATPFAVGAGIFMTEISHKWGQKVLQPVIELLVGIPSVVYGFIGLSVIVPFIRHIFGGTGFGILAGTFVLFVMILPTVTSMTVDALKAVPRHYREASLALGATRWQTTYRVVLRAAIPGILTGIVFGMARAFGEALAVQMVIGNAALLPKNLVSPASTLTSVLTSGIGNTVMGSLENNALWSLALLLLLMSLAFNLLIRWIGKKGELNK from the coding sequence ATGGATCCAATTCGAGAAGCGATGCTAAAAAAATCGCGCTCATCAAAGTTAGAGCGGCGCGGCAAAACGATTAGCCTGATTTGTATCAGTCTGATTGTACTTGTAGTGGTGGCAATATTTTTCTTTGTCGCCTCAAAAGGATTAGCAACATTCTTTCAAAATAAGATTAATTTATGGTCGTTTTTGAGTAAGAGTGTGTGGAACCCATCAATTAAAGATGCCCATGGGAATCCGGAAGTTGGCGCGTTACCGATGATTGTCGGGTCTTTCGGCGTGACTTTTTTATCGGCAATCGTTGCAACGCCATTTGCGGTTGGCGCCGGCATTTTCATGACCGAGATTTCCCACAAGTGGGGGCAAAAAGTGTTACAGCCGGTTATTGAGCTGCTCGTCGGGATTCCATCTGTGGTTTATGGCTTCATCGGCTTGTCCGTCATTGTACCTTTCATTCGCCATATCTTTGGCGGTACTGGCTTTGGGATCTTAGCCGGGACTTTTGTTTTGTTTGTCATGATCCTGCCGACCGTAACATCCATGACCGTCGATGCGTTAAAAGCTGTCCCACGCCATTATCGCGAGGCTTCATTGGCGCTAGGTGCTACTCGGTGGCAGACGACTTATCGCGTGGTGCTGCGTGCGGCAATTCCCGGCATTTTGACCGGTATTGTTTTTGGGATGGCGCGCGCTTTTGGTGAAGCGTTGGCGGTTCAAATGGTCATTGGGAATGCGGCTTTGTTGCCAAAGAACCTTGTTTCGCCAGCTTCGACGTTGACTTCTGTTTTGACGAGCGGGATTGGTAATACAGTCATGGGTTCGCTGGAAAATAACGCTTTATGGTCCTTGGCATTGCTGCTGTTGCTGATGTCATTAGCCTTTAACCTGTTGATTCGTTGGATCGGGAAGAAAGGGGAGCTGAACAAATGA
- the pstA gene encoding phosphate ABC transporter permease PstA: protein MNPKVVDKIATTVLYIVSGIIIVILASLLGYILFKGVPHISWHFLTSPAQSFEAGGGIGIQLFNSFYLLVLAMLISTPISLGAGIYLSEYAKKNWLTDVIRTSIEILSSLPSVVVGLFGFLIFVLQFKFGFSILSGALALTVFNLPLLTRNVEDSLRGVGFEQREAGLALGLSRWETVLHVVIPEALPGIITGMILGAGRVFGEAAALIYTAGQSAPALDFTNWNPANIASPLNPFRPAETLAVHIWKINSEGIQPDAVAVSAGASAVLVIAVLVFNVGARYLGNRLFKKMTAA, encoded by the coding sequence ATGAATCCAAAAGTTGTTGATAAAATTGCCACAACGGTTCTGTACATTGTTTCAGGGATTATCATTGTTATTTTGGCCAGTCTCCTCGGGTACATTCTTTTTAAAGGGGTACCGCATATTTCCTGGCATTTTCTCACGAGTCCAGCACAAAGCTTTGAAGCTGGAGGCGGCATTGGCATTCAATTGTTCAACTCGTTTTATCTTTTAGTCCTTGCGATGCTGATTTCAACACCGATTTCGTTAGGGGCAGGCATTTACCTCAGCGAGTATGCCAAAAAGAATTGGTTGACGGATGTTATTCGGACTTCGATTGAAATTCTAAGTTCCTTACCGTCTGTGGTTGTTGGACTGTTCGGTTTTCTGATTTTCGTTTTACAATTCAAATTCGGGTTCTCGATTTTATCCGGGGCCTTGGCATTGACCGTCTTCAACCTCCCGTTGCTGACGCGAAATGTTGAAGATTCATTACGCGGCGTTGGCTTTGAACAGCGTGAGGCCGGCTTAGCGCTTGGCCTATCGCGCTGGGAGACGGTTTTACATGTTGTCATCCCTGAGGCATTGCCGGGGATTATTACCGGGATGATTCTAGGTGCCGGACGGGTTTTTGGCGAGGCGGCGGCGCTAATTTACACTGCTGGCCAAAGTGCCCCGGCGCTGGATTTCACCAACTGGAATCCGGCTAATATTGCGAGTCCCCTAAACCCATTTCGACCGGCCGAAACGTTGGCGGTGCATATTTGGAAAATCAACTCTGAAGGCATTCAACCTGATGCCGTTGCTGTTTCTGCCGGAGCTAGTGCCGTACTTGTGATCGCCGTTTTGGTCTTCAACGTTGGCGCCCGCTATTTAGGCAATCGACTATTTAAAAAGATGACGGCGGCTTAA
- the pstB gene encoding phosphate ABC transporter ATP-binding protein PstB: MQELEKYSLDDTYIRPFDRERQEIALETEDLHVFYGDNEAIHGVSLPFERYKITALIGSSGSGKSTYLRSLNRMNDNIESARVTGKIMYRNIDINSDAVDVYEMRKHIGMVFQRPNPFAKSIYDNIAFALRRFGIKDKKKLDEIVETSLKQAALWDQVKDDLNQSGMSLSGGQAQRLCIARAIAMKPDILLLDEPASALDPISTSAVEDTLLSLKDKYTIIIVTHNMQQAARISDYTAFFYSGAALEYDETRKIFTRPKIKATNDYVSGHFG, encoded by the coding sequence ATGCAAGAACTGGAAAAGTATTCATTAGATGACACTTATATTCGACCATTTGATCGCGAAAGGCAGGAAATTGCGCTTGAAACGGAAGATCTGCATGTCTTTTATGGTGATAATGAAGCCATTCATGGCGTTTCGCTGCCGTTTGAACGCTATAAAATCACTGCATTGATCGGTTCAAGCGGCTCCGGGAAGTCGACATACTTGCGCTCACTCAATCGAATGAACGATAATATTGAAAGTGCGCGAGTCACCGGTAAAATCATGTACCGGAATATTGACATCAATAGTGATGCGGTTGACGTTTATGAGATGCGTAAACACATTGGAATGGTGTTTCAACGGCCTAATCCATTCGCCAAGTCGATTTACGACAATATTGCTTTTGCACTGCGGCGGTTTGGCATCAAGGACAAAAAGAAACTCGACGAAATTGTTGAAACCAGTTTGAAACAGGCTGCCTTGTGGGATCAAGTTAAAGACGATCTTAATCAAAGCGGTATGTCGCTTTCCGGTGGCCAGGCACAACGGTTATGCATTGCACGGGCGATTGCCATGAAACCGGATATTTTACTCTTGGATGAGCCGGCCAGTGCCTTGGATCCGATTTCGACATCGGCAGTTGAAGATACCTTGTTGTCATTAAAAGATAAGTATACGATTATCATCGTGACGCATAACATGCAACAGGCGGCCCGGATTAGTGACTACACGGCGTTCTTTTATAGTGGAGCAGCGCTTGAGTATGATGAAACCCGTAAAATCTTCACGCGTCCCAAGATTAAAGCAACCAACGATTATGTTTCCGGACATTTCGGCTAG
- the pstB gene encoding phosphate ABC transporter ATP-binding protein PstB — MAEAQKIITSSDVHLFYGKFEALKGINLDFNEHEITALIGPSGCGKSTYLRTLNRMNDLIPGVTITGTISLRGQNIYAPSEDVVQLRKQVGMVFQQPNPFPFSIYENVIYGLRLAGVKDKSILDEAVETSLKQAAIWDEVKDHLHDSALSLSGGQQQRVCIARVLAVKPDVVLLDEPTSALDPISSTQIENMLLELRDQYTIILVTHSMHQASRISDKTAFFLTGNLIEFADTKQMFLNPKEKETEDYITGRFG, encoded by the coding sequence ATGGCTGAAGCACAAAAAATCATTACAAGTTCAGATGTTCATCTTTTTTATGGTAAGTTTGAAGCGCTAAAAGGGATTAATCTGGATTTTAACGAACATGAGATCACAGCTTTAATCGGACCTTCTGGCTGTGGTAAGTCTACGTATTTACGAACGTTGAATCGGATGAATGATCTGATTCCGGGGGTGACGATTACAGGAACCATCAGTTTACGCGGTCAGAATATCTATGCGCCTAGTGAAGACGTGGTTCAATTACGTAAGCAAGTGGGCATGGTCTTCCAACAACCCAATCCGTTTCCTTTCTCCATTTACGAAAATGTGATTTATGGATTGCGTTTGGCAGGGGTTAAAGATAAAAGCATTTTGGATGAAGCGGTGGAAACCAGTCTCAAGCAGGCAGCCATCTGGGATGAAGTGAAGGATCATCTGCATGACAGTGCATTATCGCTTTCAGGTGGCCAACAGCAGCGGGTTTGCATCGCGCGGGTATTGGCAGTCAAACCTGATGTTGTTTTGCTAGACGAGCCGACGAGTGCCTTGGATCCGATTTCCAGCACGCAAATCGAAAACATGTTACTCGAGTTGCGTGACCAATACACGATCATTCTAGTGACGCATAGTATGCATCAAGCATCTCGAATTTCCGATAAAACCGCCTTTTTCCTGACAGGCAACCTGATCGAATTCGCTGACACGAAACAAATGTTTTTAAATCCAAAAGAAAAGGAAACCGAAGACTATATCACTGGACGCTTCGGCTAG